The window CTTGCTCGCCGCCATCCAGTCGGCGCGCTCGGAAGCCGCCAATGCCTTCGGCGACGGCCAGCTGCTGATCGAGAAGGCGGTGGTGGATGCGCGCCACGTCGAGATCCAGGTCTTCGGCGACCGGCACGGCAACGTCATCCACCTCGGGGAGCGCGACTGCTCCGTCCAGCGCCGCAACCAGAAGGTCGTGGAAGAGGCGCCCTCGCCGGCGGTGGACGAGGCGCTGCGCCGCAGGATGGGCGAGGCGGCGGTGGCGGCGGCGCGCGCGGTGGACTACGTCGGCGCCGGCACGGTCGAGTTCATGCTGGCGCGCGACAAACAGTTCTATTTCCTCGAAATGAACACGCGCCTGCAGGTCGAGCATCCGGTGACCGAGCTGGTCTATGGCCTCGACCTGGTCGAGTGGCAGCTGCGTGTCGCACAGGGCGAGCCGCTGCCGCTGACCCAGGACGAGGTGCTGGCGCGGCGCAGCGGCCATGCGATCGAGGTGCGGTTGTGCGCGGAGAACCCGGCCAACAACTTCATGCCGCAGACCGGGCGCGTGCTGGCCTGGCACGTGCCCGCGGGCGAGGGTATGCGCGTGGACCACGGCCTCAAGAGCGGGCAGGTCATCAGCCCGTACTACGACTCCATGCAGGCCAAGCTGATCGCGCACGCCCCGACGCGCGAGCTGGCACGGCGCAAGCTGCTCAAGATGCTGGAGGACACCGCCCTGCTGGGCGTCACCAGCAACCGCGATTTCCTGGCGCGCATCCTGGCGCACGAGGCCTTTGCCGGCGGCGATTTCTCCACCGCCTTCATCGGTCGCTACTTCCCGCCGGAGGTGGTCAAGCAGACTGAGCAGCCGGGCCTGCGCCATGTCGCGCTGGCGGCGGCAGTGCTCTACCAGACCGATGCGCTGCGCCTGCAGGCGCAGGCCGGCCTCGATGCCGGCATGCTGAGCTGGTTCAGCTCCAACCCGGCGCCGGCCATGCTCAAGCTGCGCTGCCTGGATGCCGAGATCGACTGCCAGGTACAGGCGCGGCCCGGCGGCGAGTTCGAGGTGCGTTTCCAGTACGGTGACCAGCCGCAGGTGCAGCACCTGACGATCACCGCGCTCGGCAGCCATGAGCTGCACTATGTCTGCGAAGGCGTGCAGGGCCGCGCCTTCTACGCCCGCGACCGGCAGGCGCTGTGGCTGTCGTCGGAGGGCGAGACGCATGGCTACCAGGATGCAACCTATGAGCCCGCGCGCGCGGCGGAGGCGGGCAGCGACGGCCGCCTGACCGCGCCGATGGATGGCAAGATCATCGCCGTCCACGTCAAGAGCGGCGATCGCGTGAGCAAAGGTCAGACCCTGGTGGTGCTGGAGGCCATGAAGATGGAGTTCCAGGTCACCGCCGGCGTCGAGGGCAGCGTCGAGGACGTGAACTGCGCGGTCGGTGCGCAGGTTAGCGCCCGGCAACTGCTGGTGTCCCTCCGTCCTGCAACGGGCTGAACCACAACGCCACCGATCCGGCCATAATGCAGGGATGCGCAGCGGTTTACTGATCCTGGCCTTTCTGCTCTGCGGCCTGCCGGCGCAGGCCTGCGAGCGCGTGCTGTCGCTGGCGGAGTCCGGCTGGCGCGCGCAGCGCGGCGACGACCCGGCCTGGGCGCGGCCGGCCTATGACGACAGCCACTGGGCACGTGTCGGCCCCGCCGGGTTGCCGCCGTCGCACGGCCCCGGCCCGCGGGACGGCTTCCTGTGGTACCGCTTGTCCTTCCGCCTGGCCCCCGAGGATTTGCGTGGGCCCTGCTATCTGCTGCTGGGGCGCATCCAGGAGTCGGACGAGGTGTACCTGAACGGCCAGCGCATCGGCGGGGAGGGCCGCATCGGCGAGCGCTGGTACGAGTTCGTCAGCGCCATGCGCCACCCGCGCAGCTATGCGCTACCGACCTCACTGCTGGTGGCGGGTGACAACCTGCTGGCGGTGCGGGTCTTCAGCCTCTATCTGACCGGCGGCCTGCCGGTGGCCGAGACGCGCCTCGGTCCGCCGGCGCCGATCCTGCGCGAGGCCCAGCGCCTGCAGCGGCGCGTCGAGCGCGTTGAGATGGTGACCCTGACCCTGCTCGCACTGGGTGCGCTGGTGACCGGCTTCCTGTCGCTGACCCGGCAGTCGGAACGCCAGCACCTGATGCTGTTCGGCTTCATCCTGGCCGCATCGGTCATTTACCTGGTGGACAGCCTGCTGTTCTATCCCCTGCGGCTGGAGGCGGCCTGGACCAAGCGGCTGGTGCTGCTGGCCGGGCCGCTGATTCCGCTCGTGCTGCTGCGTTATCTGTCGGTGGTCTCGGGCGAGCGCTTCGCGCGCTGGACATGGGCATTGGCGCTGCTGCCGGCGCTGGCGGCGCTGCCGATGCTGTTCAACCTGCGGCTGGACACGGTCATGCGCCTGTACGACGTCTGGTTCCTGTCCTTCGTGCCGATCGTCGTGGTGCTGCTGGCCTTCATGGTGCGGCGCGCACGCTACCGCATGCAGCAGTCGGTGCTGCTCATGTTCGCCGGCGCGGCGATCGCGGCCGGGCTGATCTATGCCCTGGTCGGCGAGGCCACGCTACCCGGCGAGATCAACCCCGTCGAGCTGGGCATCCTCGGCATGACGGCCATCCTGCTGGTGGCCTTCGCGCGGCGCCTGACGCGCGAGTACGAAGCCCGCCTGCGGCTGTCGGCCGGTGTGCTCTCGGCCCAGGACGAGGAGCGCCGCCGCATCGCGCGCGAGCTGCACGACGGCCTCGGCCAGCGCCTGGTCGCGGCACGGCTGATGCTGGAGGCCGAGGCGCTGCGCCACCCCGGCAGCGCCCTGCAGGAAGTGGTGCGCGAACTGCGCGACACCACGCGCGAGCTGCGCGCCATCGTCCATGGCCTGCGGCCGGTGGAGCTGGGTGAGGTGAGCCTGCGCAGCGCGCTGGCGAGCTACGCCCAGCGCGTGCGCGAGCTGACCGGCGTGCACGTGCAGGTGACGCACGGCCACCACGGCTATATCGCCAGCGAGATCGAGGAGCACCTGTTCCGCATCTTCCAGGAGGCGGTCAACAACGCCATCCGCCATGGCGGCGCGCGCGAAGTGCGCATCGAGCTGGCCGGCGTGGGCGCCCAGTTGCAGGTGCAGATCCGCGACGATGGCGCGGGCTTCCGGCTGGAGGCCGGCAACGAGCGCGGCCTGGGGCTGACGGCGATGGCCGAGCGCGTGCGCCTGTGCCGCGGCCAGTTCCACATCGGGAGCCGCGTGGGCGAGGGCACCACGCTGCGCATCGAAATTCCCTTATCTTAGGCACATCAGTTGCCATTCCGGCCAAGCCGACGATCGGTGATCGTCGCCCGGTGAAATAAGCTCGTGAGGTATTCATGACACGTATCGGTACGCCGCTGTCGCCCACCGCCACCCGCGTGCTGCTCTGCGGCTCCGGTGAGCTCGGCAAGGAAGTCGTGATCGAGCTGCAGCGCCTCGGCGTGGAGGTGATTGCGGTGGACCGTTACGCCAACGCGCCGGCGATGCAGGTCGCGCACCGTGCGCATGTGATCAGCATGCTGGATGGCGCCGCGCTGCGGCGCGTGATCGAGCAGGAACGGCCGCATCTGATCGTGCCCGAGATCGAGGCCATCGCCACCGACACGCTGGTCGAACTGGAAAAGGAAGGCTACACCGTCATCCCCACCGCGCGTGCCGCGCGCCTGACCATGAATCGCGAGGGCATCCGCCGCCTGGCGGCGGAGACGCTGGGCCTCAAGACTTCGCCGTATCGCTTTGCCGCCACCGAGGCCGAGTACCACGAGGCGGTCAGCGCGCTGGGCCTGCCCTGCGTGGTCAAGCCGATCATGAGTTCCTCCGGCAAGGGCCAGAGCCTGGTCCGGACCACGGCCGACATCGGCAGGGCCTGGACCTACGCCCAGGAAGGCGGCCGCAGCGGCGCGGGCAAGGTGATCGTCGAGGGCTTCGTGGACTTCGACTACGAGATCACCCTGCTCACCGTCCGTCATGCCGGTGGCACCGCATTCTGCGACCCCATCGGCCACCTGCAGATCGACGGCGACTACCGAGAATCCTGGATGCCGCAGCCAATGTCGCCCGAGGCGCTGGCGGAGGCGCAGCGCATCGCCCGGGCGGTGACCGACGATCTCGGTGGCCGCGGCATCTTCGGTGTCGAGCTGTTCGTGAAGGGTGACACGGTGTGGTTCAGCGAGGTCTCGCCGCGCCCGCACGATACCGGTCTGGTGACGCTCATCTCGCAGGACGTGTCCGAGTTCGCGCTGCACGCGCGCGCAATCCTCGGGTTGCCGATCCCGAACATCCGCACGCACGGCCCATCTGCTTCCTGCGCGCTGCTGGTCGAGGGCGATTCCGACCGCGTCGTTTACGGCGGGCTGGAACAGGCCCTGCAGGAACCGGACACCGCCCTGCGCCTGTTCGGCAAGCCCGAGGTACGCGGCCACCGGCGCATGGGCGTGACTCTGGCGCGCGGCGCGACGGTCGAAGAGGCCCGCGCGAAAGCCGTGCGCGCCATGCAGGCCATCAAGCCCGAGCTTTAGGAAAAACCGTGTTCCGCAATATCCTGGTGCTGTGCACCGCCAATATCTGCCGCAGCCCGCTGGCCGAGGGCCTGCTGCGGCTCAGGCTCAAGGACCGGCCTGACGTCCGCGTACATTCCGCCGGCGTGGCCGCGCTGGAAGGTAGCGAGGCGCATCCCATCGTGCTGGAGCTGCTGCGGGAGGCGGGCCTGGACCTGAGCACCCATCGTGCGCGCCAGTGTGACCTGGCGCTGCTGCGCCATTCGGACCTCGTGCTGGTCATGGAGCAGTCGCACCTCAAGTGGCTGTCGTCCAGCTATCCGCAGTTCCACGGCCGCAGTTTCCTGATCGGGCACTGGCGCCAGCGCAGCGAGGTGCCCGATCCCATCGGCCAGCCCCGGGCCGTATTCGAGGCCGTGCGCGACCAGATCGAGCTGTGCGCCGACGACTGGCTGGGGAAGATCCTGAAATAGTTCTCTTTCCCATCCACGCGAAGGCGGGGTCCAGTAAAGCAGGCCGTGCGCTTCTCGCACTTATTCAGAACTGGATTACCGCTTTCGCGGGAATGACGGGGAACGGGGAATTACAGTCCCATCTGCCTTGCGGCCAGGTCCTTCATGATCTCCAGCGAGCCGCCGCCGATGGTGAGCACTTTCGTTTCGCGGTAGATGCGCTCCACCTTGCAGTCGCGCAGATAGCCGGCGCCACCGAAGATCTGCATGGCTTCGTTGGCGACGAACTCCAGCGTGGTGGTGGCCAGGTTCTTGAGCATGCACAGCTCGGCGATCGGCATCTCGCCCTTGTCGCAGCGCCAGGTGAGTTCGTCGAGGTAGGCCTTGACGCCGTTCAGGCGCATGGCCATGTCTACGATCTTGTGGCGGATCACCTGCGACTTGATCAGGGGCTTGCCGAAGGTCACGCGCTCGCGCGCGTAGGCGATGGATTCCTCGAGGCAGACCTTGCCGAAGGCCCAGGCCTGCGCGGCCAGGCCCAGGCGCTCGCTGTTGAAGTTCTTCATGATGGCGATGAAGCCGGCATTCTCTGGCCCCAGCCGGTTGGCCACCGGCACGCGGCAGTCCTGGAAGTAGAGCGTGGCCGTGTCCGAGGCCCACCAGCCCATCTTGCGCAGCGGCGTGCGCGACAGGCCCGGCGTATCACCCTCGATCACCAGCAGCGACACACCACCCAGGCCCGGCTCGCCGGTGCGCACGGCGGTGGTGATCACGTCGGCGCGCAGGCCGGAGGTGATGAAGGTCTTGGAGCCGTTGACGATATAAAAATCGCCTTCGCGCGTGGCACGGGTCTTGAGGTTGGCCACGTCCGAGCCGCCGGAAGGCTCGGTGATGGCCAGCGCGCAGATCTTCTCGCCGCTCAGCACCGGCGGGGCGAATCTCTGCTTCTGTTCCGGCGTGCCCACCGCCAGGATCGGCGGCAGGCCGATGCCGAGGCTGCCTAGCGCCGCCACCACGCCGCCGGAGCCGGCGCGCGCCAGCTCTTCCATCATCACCGTCTTGTAGAACGAATCCGGCACCGGCACGCCGCCGTATTCCTCCGGGTAGCCCAGCCCCAGCACGCCGGCCTGCGCGGCCTTCACGTACAGCTCGCGCGGCACTTCGCCGGCCTCGTCCCAGGCGTTCACATGCGGCGCGATCTCGCGCTCGACGAAGCGCCGCACCTGGGCGCGGAAGGTGTCGTGGTCGGCGGTG of the Nevskiales bacterium genome contains:
- a CDS encoding acetyl/propionyl/methylcrotonyl-CoA carboxylase subunit alpha is translated as MSSKTFSKVLVANRGEIAVRVIRGCRKLGYRTVAVYSDADRDAPHVWAADEAVRIGPPPAKESYLCIEAIIAAARQSGAQAVHPGYGFLSEREDFAQAVQDAGLVFIGPDPASIEAMGNKSASKIRMLKAGVPCVPGYQGDDQSDETLLEEAKKVGLPVMIKAAAGGGGRGMRLVQDEKDLLAAIQSARSEAANAFGDGQLLIEKAVVDARHVEIQVFGDRHGNVIHLGERDCSVQRRNQKVVEEAPSPAVDEALRRRMGEAAVAAARAVDYVGAGTVEFMLARDKQFYFLEMNTRLQVEHPVTELVYGLDLVEWQLRVAQGEPLPLTQDEVLARRSGHAIEVRLCAENPANNFMPQTGRVLAWHVPAGEGMRVDHGLKSGQVISPYYDSMQAKLIAHAPTRELARRKLLKMLEDTALLGVTSNRDFLARILAHEAFAGGDFSTAFIGRYFPPEVVKQTEQPGLRHVALAAAVLYQTDALRLQAQAGLDAGMLSWFSSNPAPAMLKLRCLDAEIDCQVQARPGGEFEVRFQYGDQPQVQHLTITALGSHELHYVCEGVQGRAFYARDRQALWLSSEGETHGYQDATYEPARAAEAGSDGRLTAPMDGKIIAVHVKSGDRVSKGQTLVVLEAMKMEFQVTAGVEGSVEDVNCAVGAQVSARQLLVSLRPATG
- a CDS encoding acyl-CoA dehydrogenase family protein, yielding TADHDTFRAQVRRFVEREIAPHVNAWDEAGEVPRELYVKAAQAGVLGLGYPEEYGGVPVPDSFYKTVMMEELARAGSGGVVAALGSLGIGLPPILAVGTPEQKQRFAPPVLSGEKICALAITEPSGGSDVANLKTRATREGDFYIVNGSKTFITSGLRADVITTAVRTGEPGLGGVSLLVIEGDTPGLSRTPLRKMGWWASDTATLYFQDCRVPVANRLGPENAGFIAIMKNFNSERLGLAAQAWAFGKVCLEESIAYARERVTFGKPLIKSQVIRHKIVDMAMRLNGVKAYLDELTWRCDKGEMPIAELCMLKNLATTTLEFVANEAMQIFGGAGYLRDCKVERIYRETKVLTIGGGSLEIMKDLAARQMGL
- a CDS encoding low molecular weight protein-tyrosine-phosphatase, translating into MFRNILVLCTANICRSPLAEGLLRLRLKDRPDVRVHSAGVAALEGSEAHPIVLELLREAGLDLSTHRARQCDLALLRHSDLVLVMEQSHLKWLSSSYPQFHGRSFLIGHWRQRSEVPDPIGQPRAVFEAVRDQIELCADDWLGKILK
- a CDS encoding sensor histidine kinase, producing MRSGLLILAFLLCGLPAQACERVLSLAESGWRAQRGDDPAWARPAYDDSHWARVGPAGLPPSHGPGPRDGFLWYRLSFRLAPEDLRGPCYLLLGRIQESDEVYLNGQRIGGEGRIGERWYEFVSAMRHPRSYALPTSLLVAGDNLLAVRVFSLYLTGGLPVAETRLGPPAPILREAQRLQRRVERVEMVTLTLLALGALVTGFLSLTRQSERQHLMLFGFILAASVIYLVDSLLFYPLRLEAAWTKRLVLLAGPLIPLVLLRYLSVVSGERFARWTWALALLPALAALPMLFNLRLDTVMRLYDVWFLSFVPIVVVLLAFMVRRARYRMQQSVLLMFAGAAIAAGLIYALVGEATLPGEINPVELGILGMTAILLVAFARRLTREYEARLRLSAGVLSAQDEERRRIARELHDGLGQRLVAARLMLEAEALRHPGSALQEVVRELRDTTRELRAIVHGLRPVELGEVSLRSALASYAQRVRELTGVHVQVTHGHHGYIASEIEEHLFRIFQEAVNNAIRHGGAREVRIELAGVGAQLQVQIRDDGAGFRLEAGNERGLGLTAMAERVRLCRGQFHIGSRVGEGTTLRIEIPLS
- the purT gene encoding formate-dependent phosphoribosylglycinamide formyltransferase, translated to MTRIGTPLSPTATRVLLCGSGELGKEVVIELQRLGVEVIAVDRYANAPAMQVAHRAHVISMLDGAALRRVIEQERPHLIVPEIEAIATDTLVELEKEGYTVIPTARAARLTMNREGIRRLAAETLGLKTSPYRFAATEAEYHEAVSALGLPCVVKPIMSSSGKGQSLVRTTADIGRAWTYAQEGGRSGAGKVIVEGFVDFDYEITLLTVRHAGGTAFCDPIGHLQIDGDYRESWMPQPMSPEALAEAQRIARAVTDDLGGRGIFGVELFVKGDTVWFSEVSPRPHDTGLVTLISQDVSEFALHARAILGLPIPNIRTHGPSASCALLVEGDSDRVVYGGLEQALQEPDTALRLFGKPEVRGHRRMGVTLARGATVEEARAKAVRAMQAIKPEL